One genomic window of Panicum hallii strain FIL2 chromosome 6, PHallii_v3.1, whole genome shotgun sequence includes the following:
- the LOC112896658 gene encoding protein EMSY-LIKE 3-like isoform X1, with protein sequence MNYDGAVDSSGTDDDLPPSYQNSRGMKGSGRTTGNGRDTIGAGPYTRVQQSQTDMETQIYHLEQEAYCSVLRAFKAQSEAITWEKESLITELRKELRVSDKKHRELLNRVNSDDIIRRIREWRESTGGLQMNSVNNAQRLHDLVPSPTTSARKRQKTSQPIPDASVPAPSAIHSQPLAAPMQPSSSGAKKAAPLGTKVKKTKPGQKIPVGPAAKSMPSSVGPSGRGPVINRNTSAGLPPEGPQLNPLIGRKVMTRWPDDNSFYEAVITDYDAAKDLYALVYDMNTAHETWEWVDFKEMSPEDVRWEGEEPDLNLLGRGAPIHGVKKSTSRGGPMLGAGRGRGPQRNSFKKDYPPSQNGVAKKRSDYIEILHTETLIKEVEQVFSAGNPDPLEMERAKKVLKEHEQSLIDAIARLAEASDADNHARSSEYNHGWSNQRGG encoded by the exons ATGAACTATGACGGGGCTGTGGACAGCAGCG GAACCGATGATGATCTCCCACCATCATATCAGAACAGCAGAGGTATGAAAGGGAGTGGGCGTACCACTGGTAATGGAAGAGATACTATTGGTGCTGGTCCATATACTAGAGTTCAACAATCTCAGACAGATATGGAAACACAAATATATCACCTTGAGCAAGAAGCATATTGTTCTGTTCTTCGAGCATTCAAGGCTCAGTCTGAAGCTATAACATGG GAAAAGGAAAGTCTCATTACTGAGCTTAGGAAGGAGCTACGAGTATCTGACAAAAAACACAGGGAGTTGCTAAACAGAGTTAATAGTGATGATATCATCCGAAGAATAAG GGAATGGAGAGAGTCAACAGGTGGGCTTCAGATGAATTCGGTTAATAATGCTCAGCGTTTGCATGACCTGGTGCCCAGTCCTACCACCTCTGCTCGCAAGAGGCAAAAGACGTCTCAACCCATTCCCGATGCATCTGTACCTGCACCATCTGCAATTCACTCACAGCCTTTAGCTGCACCAATGCAACCATCATCTTCAGGAGCAAAAAAGGCAGCCCCACTTGGCACAAAAGTGAAAAAGACCAAACCA GGCCAGAAGATACCTGTTGGACCTGCTGCCAAATCTATGCCATCTTCTGTTGGTCCTAGTGGGCGGGGACCAGTTATTAATAGAAATACTTCTGCTGGCCTTCCTCCTGAAGGACCACAATTAAATCCGTTAATTGGCCGTAAAGTCATGACTCGGTGGCCTGATGATAATAGTTTTTATGAAGCTGTAATAACTGATTATGATGCAGCAAAG GATCTCTATGCACTTGTTTATGACATGAATACAGCACATGAGACATGGGAGTGGGTTGATTTTAAGGAG ATGTCACCTGAGGATGTAAGATGGGAAGGTGAGGAGCCTGATTTAAACCTTCTAGGTCGTGGTGCTCCCATACATGGTGTTAAGAAGTCAACCAGTCGTGGTGGCCCCATGTTAGGTGCTGGAAGAGGTAGGGGCCCCCAAAGGAACTCATTTAAGAAAGATTATCCACCTTCGCAAAACGGTGTTGCGAAGAAGAGGTCTGACTACATAGAAATTCTTCATACAGAGACACTCATAAAGGAG GTGGAGCAGGTTTTCAGTGCTGGCAACCCTGACCCCCTTGAGATGGAGAGGGCCAAGAAAGTGCTAAAG GAGCATGAACAATCATTAATCGATGCAATTGCAAGGCTTGCTGAGGCCTCTGATG CAGATAACCATGCACGATCTTCGGAGTACAACCATGGGTGGAGTAACCAACGtggaggatga
- the LOC112896658 gene encoding protein EMSY-LIKE 3-like isoform X3, whose product MNYDGAVDSSGTDDDLPPSYQNSRGMKGSGRTTGNGRDTIGAGPYTRVQQSQTDMETQIYHLEQEAYCSVLRAFKAQSEAITWEKESLITELRKELRVSDKKHRELLNRVNSDDIIRRIREWRESTGGLQMNSVNNAQRLHDLVPSPTTSARKRQKTSQPIPDASVPAPSAIHSQPLAAPMQPSSSGAKKAAPLGTKVKKTKPGQKIPVGPAAKSMPSSVGPSGRGPVINRNTSAGLPPEGPQLNPLIGRKVMTRWPDDNSFYEAVITDYDAAKDLYALVYDMNTAHETWEWVDFKEMSPEDVRWEGEEPDLNLLGRGAPIHGVKKSTSRGGPMLGAGRGRGPQRNSFKKDYPPSQNGVAKKRSDYIEILHTETLIKEVEQVFSAGNPDPLEMERAKKVLKEHEQSLIDAIARLAEASDGEGDKCAFFFFHQP is encoded by the exons ATGAACTATGACGGGGCTGTGGACAGCAGCG GAACCGATGATGATCTCCCACCATCATATCAGAACAGCAGAGGTATGAAAGGGAGTGGGCGTACCACTGGTAATGGAAGAGATACTATTGGTGCTGGTCCATATACTAGAGTTCAACAATCTCAGACAGATATGGAAACACAAATATATCACCTTGAGCAAGAAGCATATTGTTCTGTTCTTCGAGCATTCAAGGCTCAGTCTGAAGCTATAACATGG GAAAAGGAAAGTCTCATTACTGAGCTTAGGAAGGAGCTACGAGTATCTGACAAAAAACACAGGGAGTTGCTAAACAGAGTTAATAGTGATGATATCATCCGAAGAATAAG GGAATGGAGAGAGTCAACAGGTGGGCTTCAGATGAATTCGGTTAATAATGCTCAGCGTTTGCATGACCTGGTGCCCAGTCCTACCACCTCTGCTCGCAAGAGGCAAAAGACGTCTCAACCCATTCCCGATGCATCTGTACCTGCACCATCTGCAATTCACTCACAGCCTTTAGCTGCACCAATGCAACCATCATCTTCAGGAGCAAAAAAGGCAGCCCCACTTGGCACAAAAGTGAAAAAGACCAAACCA GGCCAGAAGATACCTGTTGGACCTGCTGCCAAATCTATGCCATCTTCTGTTGGTCCTAGTGGGCGGGGACCAGTTATTAATAGAAATACTTCTGCTGGCCTTCCTCCTGAAGGACCACAATTAAATCCGTTAATTGGCCGTAAAGTCATGACTCGGTGGCCTGATGATAATAGTTTTTATGAAGCTGTAATAACTGATTATGATGCAGCAAAG GATCTCTATGCACTTGTTTATGACATGAATACAGCACATGAGACATGGGAGTGGGTTGATTTTAAGGAG ATGTCACCTGAGGATGTAAGATGGGAAGGTGAGGAGCCTGATTTAAACCTTCTAGGTCGTGGTGCTCCCATACATGGTGTTAAGAAGTCAACCAGTCGTGGTGGCCCCATGTTAGGTGCTGGAAGAGGTAGGGGCCCCCAAAGGAACTCATTTAAGAAAGATTATCCACCTTCGCAAAACGGTGTTGCGAAGAAGAGGTCTGACTACATAGAAATTCTTCATACAGAGACACTCATAAAGGAG GTGGAGCAGGTTTTCAGTGCTGGCAACCCTGACCCCCTTGAGATGGAGAGGGCCAAGAAAGTGCTAAAG GAGCATGAACAATCATTAATCGATGCAATTGCAAGGCTTGCTGAGGCCTCTGATGGTGAGGGTGATAAGTGTGCATTCTTCTTCTTTCATCAACCTTAA
- the LOC112896658 gene encoding protein EMSY-LIKE 3-like isoform X2, whose translation MNYDGAVDSSGTDDDLPPSYQNSRGMKGSGRTTGNGRDTIGAGPYTRVQQSQTDMETQIYHLEQEAYCSVLRAFKAQSEAITWEKESLITELRKELRVSDKKHRELLNRVNSDDIIRRIREWRESTGGLQMNSVNNAQRLHDLVPSPTTSARKRQKTSQPIPDASVPAPSAIHSQPLAAPMQPSSSGAKKAAPLGTKVKKTKPGQKIPVGPAAKSMPSSVGPSGRGPVINRNTSAGLPPEGPQLNPLIGRKVMTRWPDDNSFYEAVITDYDAAKDLYALVYDMNTAHETWEWVDFKEMSPEDVRWEGEEPDLNLLGRGAPIHGVKKSTSRGGPMLGAGRGRGPQRNSFKKDYPPSQNGVAKKRSDYIEILHTETLIKEVEQVFSAGNPDPLEMERAKKVLKEHEQSLIDAIARLAEASDDNHARSSEYNHGWSNQRGG comes from the exons ATGAACTATGACGGGGCTGTGGACAGCAGCG GAACCGATGATGATCTCCCACCATCATATCAGAACAGCAGAGGTATGAAAGGGAGTGGGCGTACCACTGGTAATGGAAGAGATACTATTGGTGCTGGTCCATATACTAGAGTTCAACAATCTCAGACAGATATGGAAACACAAATATATCACCTTGAGCAAGAAGCATATTGTTCTGTTCTTCGAGCATTCAAGGCTCAGTCTGAAGCTATAACATGG GAAAAGGAAAGTCTCATTACTGAGCTTAGGAAGGAGCTACGAGTATCTGACAAAAAACACAGGGAGTTGCTAAACAGAGTTAATAGTGATGATATCATCCGAAGAATAAG GGAATGGAGAGAGTCAACAGGTGGGCTTCAGATGAATTCGGTTAATAATGCTCAGCGTTTGCATGACCTGGTGCCCAGTCCTACCACCTCTGCTCGCAAGAGGCAAAAGACGTCTCAACCCATTCCCGATGCATCTGTACCTGCACCATCTGCAATTCACTCACAGCCTTTAGCTGCACCAATGCAACCATCATCTTCAGGAGCAAAAAAGGCAGCCCCACTTGGCACAAAAGTGAAAAAGACCAAACCA GGCCAGAAGATACCTGTTGGACCTGCTGCCAAATCTATGCCATCTTCTGTTGGTCCTAGTGGGCGGGGACCAGTTATTAATAGAAATACTTCTGCTGGCCTTCCTCCTGAAGGACCACAATTAAATCCGTTAATTGGCCGTAAAGTCATGACTCGGTGGCCTGATGATAATAGTTTTTATGAAGCTGTAATAACTGATTATGATGCAGCAAAG GATCTCTATGCACTTGTTTATGACATGAATACAGCACATGAGACATGGGAGTGGGTTGATTTTAAGGAG ATGTCACCTGAGGATGTAAGATGGGAAGGTGAGGAGCCTGATTTAAACCTTCTAGGTCGTGGTGCTCCCATACATGGTGTTAAGAAGTCAACCAGTCGTGGTGGCCCCATGTTAGGTGCTGGAAGAGGTAGGGGCCCCCAAAGGAACTCATTTAAGAAAGATTATCCACCTTCGCAAAACGGTGTTGCGAAGAAGAGGTCTGACTACATAGAAATTCTTCATACAGAGACACTCATAAAGGAG GTGGAGCAGGTTTTCAGTGCTGGCAACCCTGACCCCCTTGAGATGGAGAGGGCCAAGAAAGTGCTAAAG GAGCATGAACAATCATTAATCGATGCAATTGCAAGGCTTGCTGAGGCCTCTGATG ATAACCATGCACGATCTTCGGAGTACAACCATGGGTGGAGTAACCAACGtggaggatga